A DNA window from Suncus etruscus isolate mSunEtr1 chromosome 8, mSunEtr1.pri.cur, whole genome shotgun sequence contains the following coding sequences:
- the CCDC70 gene encoding coiled-coil domain-containing protein 70 gives MVNPQFCLTRKVFSFKMSKWMGLSCFRPLLISSSNIRQKKLIHKLKQEKAFREEIKIFREKIQDFREEMWNFRDKIYAFRGQILGFWEEERPFWEEEKIFWKEEKTFWEMEKSFREEEKKFWKKYHVFWKEDKAFWKEDNALWGRDHSLLQEDKALWEEEKALWVEERALLEEEKALWEDKKSLWEEENALWEEEKVFWAEGGGYIAEEQVPGHGHHNVNEGPQSPTFSRARA, from the coding sequence ATGGTTAATCCACAGTTTTGTTTGACTAGGAAGGTGTTTTCCTTTAAGATGAGCAAATGGATGGGTCTCTCTTGCTTCCGGCCACTGCTGATCTCCTCATCCAACATTCGGCAGAAGAAACTAATTCACAAGCTAAAGCAGGAAAAGGCTTTTcgagaagagataaaaatatttcgTGAGAAAATACAAGATTTCAGGGAGGAAATGTGGAATTTCCGAGACAAAATTTATGCTTTCCGGGGCCAGATCCTGGGTTTTTGGGAAGAAGAGAGACCTTTTTGGGAAGAGGAGAAAATCTTCTGGAAAGAGGAAAAAACCTTCTGGGAAATGGAAAAATCTTTccgagaagaagagaaaaaattttggaaaaagtACCACGTCTTTTGGAAGGAGGATAAAGCCTTCTGGAAAGAGGATAATGCATTGTGGGGAAGAGACCATAGCCTTCTTCAAGAGGACAAAGCCCTTTGGGAGGAAGAGAAGGCCCTTTGGGTGGAGGAAAGAGCCCTTCTTGAGGAGGAGAAAGCCCTTTGGGAAGATAAAAAGTCCTTGTGGGAGGAAGAGAATGCTCTCTGGGAAGAGGAGAAAGTATTCTGGGCAGAAGGTGGGGGCTATATTGCTGAGGAACAGGTACCTGGACATGGGCACCACAATGTCAATGAAGGGCCACAATCACCAACCTTCTCAAGAGCCAGGGCATGA